Proteins encoded together in one Hymenobacter monticola window:
- a CDS encoding recombinase family protein, which yields MGNEASMKGYVTYLRVSTDKQGSSGLGLEAQRAAVLTYAKSADNILAEFVEVESGKNNTREQLAAAITHAKKNNAVLLIAKLDRLSRNAAFIFTLRDSGVNFVCADMPDANGLTIGIFASIAQHERETIAKRTKDALAAKRARGEALGNVANLTNEGRVKGQQTRQINAQTNKANVQAKQLIDLLASGGATLAVIADKLNASGYKTRRGCAFTPTAVKRLKG from the coding sequence ATGGGCAACGAAGCATCTATGAAAGGCTATGTTACTTACTTGCGCGTATCAACGGACAAACAAGGAAGCAGCGGGCTAGGTCTGGAAGCACAACGCGCCGCTGTGCTGACCTATGCCAAGTCGGCTGATAACATCTTGGCGGAATTTGTGGAAGTGGAAAGCGGGAAGAACAACACCCGCGAACAACTAGCCGCTGCCATTACCCACGCCAAAAAGAACAACGCCGTTCTGCTGATTGCCAAGTTGGATAGGTTGTCCCGCAATGCTGCGTTCATCTTCACCTTGCGGGACAGCGGGGTAAACTTCGTCTGTGCCGACATGCCCGACGCCAATGGGTTAACGATTGGCATATTCGCCAGCATTGCACAGCACGAACGGGAAACCATTGCCAAACGGACAAAGGACGCACTAGCCGCAAAACGTGCCCGTGGCGAAGCGCTCGGGAACGTTGCCAACCTGACTAACGAAGGGCGGGTGAAAGGGCAGCAGACGCGCCAAATCAACGCCCAAACAAACAAGGCGAATGTTCAGGCAAAGCAACTGATAGACTTGTTGGCATCGGGCGGGGCTACACTGGCTGTCATTGCCGATAAGTTGAACGCCAGTGGCTACAAAACACGGCGGGGCTGTGCCTTTACGCCCACGGCGGTCAAGCGGTTGAAAGGTTAA
- a CDS encoding DUF2167 domain-containing protein, which translates to MKKALLVLATLAVHFTAQAAPKPPMTAADSAARRTFVIDSLNNSLHYQQGHITLPGGISELQVPRGFRYLDSAQSRTVLTRYWGNPDGRSLGMLFPEKSNPLDDGAWAYVIEYDASGHVKDDDADDINYDDLLKDMREDMAEGNKERTEAGYPAVTLVGWASPPYYDKTNHTLHWAKTLQFGEGADNTLNYNVRILGRKGVLILNAVGASKDLAAIKASIPGLLSAVTFNKGQQYTDFNPGLDEVAAYGIGGLIAGKVLAKVGLFAVLLKFWKLGLLALSGAWAAIKRFFGGKGKQEELAPAGGPAPDPETPGETPEA; encoded by the coding sequence ATGAAGAAAGCTTTACTCGTGCTGGCTACCCTGGCGGTGCACTTCACCGCCCAGGCGGCCCCCAAACCCCCGATGACGGCTGCCGACTCGGCCGCCCGCCGCACCTTCGTCATCGACTCGCTCAATAATTCGCTGCACTACCAGCAGGGCCACATCACGCTGCCCGGCGGCATCAGTGAACTGCAAGTTCCCCGCGGCTTCCGCTACCTCGACTCGGCCCAGAGCCGCACCGTGCTCACGCGCTACTGGGGCAACCCCGACGGTCGCTCGCTCGGCATGCTCTTCCCCGAGAAAAGCAACCCGCTCGACGACGGCGCCTGGGCCTACGTCATTGAGTACGACGCCTCGGGCCACGTGAAAGACGACGACGCCGACGACATCAACTACGACGACCTGCTGAAGGACATGCGCGAGGACATGGCCGAAGGCAACAAGGAGCGCACTGAGGCCGGCTACCCGGCCGTGACACTGGTGGGCTGGGCCTCGCCCCCCTACTACGACAAAACCAACCACACCCTGCACTGGGCCAAAACCCTGCAATTCGGCGAAGGCGCCGACAACACGCTCAACTACAACGTGCGCATCCTGGGCCGCAAGGGCGTGCTCATCCTCAACGCCGTGGGCGCCTCCAAAGACCTGGCCGCCATCAAGGCCAGCATCCCCGGCCTGCTCAGCGCCGTCACGTTCAACAAAGGCCAGCAGTACACCGACTTCAACCCCGGCCTTGATGAAGTGGCCGCCTACGGCATCGGCGGGCTCATTGCGGGCAAGGTGCTGGCCAAAGTGGGCCTGTTTGCCGTGCTGCTCAAGTTCTGGAAGCTGGGCCTGCTGGCCCTGAGCGGAGCCTGGGCGGCCATCAAGCGCTTCTTCGGCGGCAAGGGCAAGCAGGAAGAGCTGGCGCCCGCCGGCGGCCCCGCCCCCGACCCCGAAACCCCCGGCGAAACACCGGAAGCCTAA
- a CDS encoding TVP38/TMEM64 family protein → MFRVLRELFQKNFSTLLPMLLLVVVPLVGSSSLTWVLARNQQLLENLTTAQSLLYFALVGVAMAFSLVNTTAVVLITGFYLGWSGFPGMVVAYALSALVGYQIATTLDHGKMTAFISHFPKADAVMKELKTDSWQLIFLTRVSPVTPFALMTFVLAIMRVRLKPFLLASIAGMLPRSLFFYWLGTKANDVFTLLKDPGTGSAGKLLLLALVAASFFGLYYLFNQALKRALHKSAAASIEKSSTDS, encoded by the coding sequence ATGTTCCGAGTGCTGCGCGAGCTTTTCCAAAAGAATTTTTCCACCCTGCTGCCCATGCTGCTGCTGGTGGTGGTGCCGCTGGTGGGCAGTTCGTCGCTCACCTGGGTGCTGGCCCGCAACCAGCAGCTGCTCGAAAACCTCACCACCGCCCAAAGCCTGCTCTACTTCGCGCTGGTGGGCGTGGCCATGGCCTTTTCGCTGGTCAACACCACGGCCGTGGTGCTCATCACGGGCTTTTACCTGGGCTGGAGCGGCTTTCCGGGCATGGTGGTGGCCTATGCGCTGTCGGCGCTGGTGGGCTACCAGATTGCCACCACCCTCGACCATGGCAAGATGACGGCTTTCATCAGCCACTTCCCCAAGGCCGACGCCGTGATGAAAGAGCTGAAAACCGACAGCTGGCAGCTGATTTTCCTCACCCGGGTGTCGCCCGTCACGCCGTTTGCCCTCATGACGTTCGTGCTGGCCATCATGCGGGTGCGGCTGAAGCCGTTTCTGCTGGCCTCCATTGCCGGCATGCTGCCGCGCAGCCTGTTTTTCTATTGGCTCGGCACCAAAGCCAACGACGTTTTCACGCTGCTGAAGGACCCCGGCACCGGCTCGGCGGGCAAGCTGCTGCTGCTGGCGCTGGTGGCCGCCTCGTTTTTCGGCCTCTACTACCTCTTCAACCAGGCTCTGAAACGCGCTCTGCACAAAAGCGCCGCCGCCAGCATCGAAAAATCTTCGACTGATTCTTAG
- a CDS encoding ABC-three component system protein: MASWAVPPVPPAGGVCPGRTRRGARTLAGRPAVWRQLDFLHLRTQRIRYAVKDYYRAFSQRTKWGLDGLLFVGELSAYEADGKEQYAVRDRLTYMAEVAGKLEEDVACVQYGRRVLDWVETAGFPIRTAMPPKAEYITQATFHLPANEELPAVHGHPKFLDKRAEIATQATA; encoded by the coding sequence ATGGCCTCCTGGGCAGTTCCACCAGTACCGCCTGCCGGTGGAGTTTGCCCGGGCCGAACCCGACGAGGCGCACGAACGCTCGCCGGAAGGCCGGCCGTTTGGCGGCAGCTCGACTTCCTGCATCTGCGCACCCAGCGCATCCGCTACGCCGTGAAAGACTACTACCGGGCGTTTAGCCAGCGCACTAAGTGGGGCCTCGACGGCCTGCTCTTTGTGGGGGAGCTGAGCGCCTACGAGGCCGACGGGAAAGAACAGTACGCGGTACGTGACCGGCTGACGTACATGGCAGAGGTTGCAGGCAAGCTGGAAGAAGACGTGGCCTGCGTCCAGTATGGACGGCGCGTGCTGGACTGGGTCGAAACAGCCGGCTTTCCCATTCGGACCGCCATGCCCCCCAAAGCCGAGTACATCACCCAGGCCACCTTCCACCTCCCGGCAAATGAGGAACTGCCGGCCGTGCACGGGCACCCGAAGTTTCTGGACAAGCGAGCCGAAATTGCCACCCAGGCCACGGCCTAA
- the cas6 gene encoding CRISPR-associated endoribonuclease Cas6 yields MRLNLYLSSKVLVPFDYLPTLKGAFHRWLGYDDNLHDSLSLYSLSWLHGGRAERGGIRFPEGASWAISAPGQELVHAVVAGVVRAPEVGLGLTVRDVRLQQAPGFASGEQPFRVSSPVFIKHEPDKGQPADHLLPGHPLADELLTATLRHKLRQAGLDDAGAAVRFDPAHLATAKSKLFRYKQVQCRGSICPVLVSGSGEQIQFAWEVGVGHSTGIGCGALV; encoded by the coding sequence ATGCGACTGAATCTCTACCTGAGCTCGAAGGTCTTGGTGCCTTTCGACTATTTACCAACACTGAAGGGCGCTTTCCATCGTTGGCTGGGTTACGACGATAACCTGCATGATAGCCTCTCCCTTTACTCGCTGTCGTGGTTGCACGGCGGTCGGGCAGAGCGAGGCGGCATTCGTTTTCCAGAAGGGGCTAGTTGGGCCATAAGCGCCCCCGGTCAGGAACTGGTGCACGCGGTAGTAGCCGGAGTAGTGCGCGCTCCCGAAGTTGGCTTGGGCCTGACGGTGCGCGACGTGCGCTTGCAACAGGCACCCGGTTTCGCGTCTGGAGAACAGCCCTTCCGCGTGAGCAGCCCCGTTTTCATTAAACATGAACCCGACAAGGGCCAGCCCGCCGACCACCTCCTCCCCGGCCATCCGTTGGCCGATGAGTTGCTCACCGCTACCCTGCGCCACAAGCTCCGCCAGGCCGGCCTCGACGATGCCGGGGCCGCCGTGCGCTTCGACCCCGCCCACCTTGCCACCGCCAAGTCCAAGCTCTTCCGCTACAAGCAGGTGCAGTGCCGCGGCAGCATCTGCCCAGTGCTGGTATCTGGTTCGGGCGAGCAGATTCAGTTTGCTTGGGAGGTCGGCGTGGGCCACTCAACGGGGATTGGGTGTGGGGCGCTAGTGTAA
- the cas3 gene encoding CRISPR-associated helicase Cas3', giving the protein MSTRPELLAKSASHGGELSLLAHTQHVVAVAEAVARAVGFDERLARLGAALHDLGKAHPAFQRKLRLNTGQADPNPTMHRHELSSLGFLPLLPRADWPAVIDMVVAHHKPMQQKDDLFAKGILDLNDRSRTWQADHLAGWEEWAPGALDVLDALDALGIATRPVSRAEAEEALAFAVAHCEGKRKNWAPGRGLLQAADHFASALQHDAAGQLNTLFAKPDLSYFNRSSALYPLSLLAADQPQAHTLVVAPTGAGKTDYLLRRCRGRVFYTLPFQASINSMFDRMRKADEKLPFGGSIRLQHAASQLVENRGAVEKQLQSLVGASVKVLTPHQLAAVVFGTPGYEAVMLDVRGADIILDEVHTYSAQAQSMVLEIVDALRRLGCRLHIGTATMPTVLYQELLHRLGGPEAVAEVALPLPTLDAFDRHAVHKIPRDADDPAAWPAAADAVLAAAMAAGEKVLVICNTVQGAQQRYKDLHELFPDVKMLLLHSRFRRGDRAAREKRLEKEFNSPKEPGPCLVVSTQVVEVSLDISFDRMITEAAPLDALVQRFGRVNRRRTPETIGRLKPVHVLAPGPSCLPYSREVVEASFAQLPDHGEVLRERDAQTKIDAVYPALQISSISTHVIWDGERCKLRELCNNPRAVLVETLEIESTACILAADRAAYLEGRWEARTQLEIPVSWRSMYARKNTYERLDVGMMPFVVPGNKHYEELGLQFEEYDMFLEN; this is encoded by the coding sequence ATGAGTACGCGCCCGGAATTGCTGGCCAAAAGCGCCAGCCACGGCGGCGAATTGAGTTTGCTGGCCCACACGCAGCATGTCGTGGCCGTGGCCGAAGCCGTGGCCCGCGCCGTGGGGTTCGATGAACGGTTGGCCCGATTGGGAGCCGCCTTGCACGACTTGGGTAAAGCGCATCCGGCCTTCCAACGCAAGCTGCGACTGAATACGGGGCAGGCCGACCCCAACCCCACTATGCATCGGCACGAGCTGTCTTCGCTGGGATTTTTGCCGCTGCTGCCCCGCGCCGACTGGCCGGCCGTGATTGACATGGTCGTGGCCCACCACAAGCCCATGCAGCAGAAAGATGACTTGTTTGCCAAAGGCATCTTGGACCTGAACGACCGCAGCCGCACCTGGCAGGCCGACCACCTGGCCGGCTGGGAAGAATGGGCGCCGGGGGCGCTGGACGTGCTGGATGCGCTGGATGCGCTGGGCATCGCGACCCGGCCAGTGAGTCGCGCTGAGGCCGAAGAAGCTTTGGCATTCGCGGTGGCGCACTGCGAGGGCAAGCGTAAGAACTGGGCGCCGGGACGGGGCTTGCTGCAAGCGGCCGACCACTTTGCCTCGGCGCTGCAGCACGATGCGGCCGGGCAGTTGAACACGTTGTTTGCCAAGCCGGATTTAAGCTATTTCAACCGCTCCTCGGCGTTGTATCCGCTGTCGCTGCTGGCGGCCGACCAGCCGCAAGCGCACACGCTGGTAGTGGCGCCCACGGGCGCGGGCAAAACGGATTATTTGCTGAGGCGCTGCCGAGGGCGAGTATTTTATACACTGCCTTTCCAGGCCAGCATCAATTCGATGTTTGACCGAATGCGCAAAGCCGATGAAAAATTGCCGTTTGGCGGCTCCATCCGTTTGCAGCACGCCGCCTCGCAGTTAGTCGAAAACCGGGGCGCGGTCGAGAAGCAACTGCAGTCGTTGGTTGGGGCTTCGGTGAAAGTGCTGACACCGCATCAGCTGGCGGCCGTCGTATTCGGCACGCCGGGCTACGAGGCGGTGATGCTGGACGTGCGTGGGGCCGATATTATTCTGGACGAGGTGCATACGTATTCGGCTCAGGCGCAGAGCATGGTGCTGGAAATTGTGGATGCGCTGCGGCGACTGGGCTGTCGGCTGCACATCGGCACCGCCACCATGCCTACGGTGCTCTACCAGGAATTGCTGCACCGCTTAGGCGGACCGGAAGCTGTGGCCGAAGTAGCCCTGCCGCTGCCGACGCTGGATGCATTTGACCGGCACGCCGTGCACAAGATTCCGCGCGATGCCGACGACCCGGCTGCCTGGCCCGCCGCGGCCGATGCGGTGCTGGCTGCTGCAATGGCCGCCGGGGAGAAAGTGCTGGTTATCTGCAACACCGTGCAGGGCGCGCAGCAACGCTATAAAGACTTGCACGAGCTGTTTCCCGACGTCAAGATGCTGTTGCTGCATAGCCGTTTCCGACGCGGCGACCGGGCGGCCCGCGAAAAACGGCTGGAAAAAGAATTCAACTCGCCGAAAGAGCCCGGTCCCTGCCTGGTTGTTTCTACGCAAGTGGTAGAGGTAAGCCTCGACATCAGCTTCGACCGCATGATTACGGAAGCCGCGCCGCTCGATGCGCTGGTGCAGCGCTTCGGGCGCGTAAACCGGCGGCGCACCCCCGAAACCATTGGCCGGCTCAAGCCCGTGCACGTGCTGGCGCCCGGCCCCAGCTGCCTGCCTTACAGCCGGGAAGTGGTGGAAGCCAGCTTCGCGCAGCTGCCCGACCACGGCGAGGTGCTGCGCGAGCGCGACGCGCAAACCAAAATCGACGCCGTGTACCCGGCGCTGCAAATTTCCAGCATCAGCACCCACGTCATCTGGGACGGCGAGCGGTGCAAGCTGCGCGAGCTGTGCAACAACCCGCGGGCCGTGCTGGTCGAGACGCTGGAAATTGAGTCCACGGCCTGCATTCTGGCGGCCGACCGCGCCGCCTACCTCGAAGGCCGCTGGGAAGCGCGCACCCAGCTGGAAATCCCGGTGAGCTGGCGCAGCATGTACGCCCGCAAAAACACCTACGAGCGCCTCGACGTGGGCATGATGCCCTTCGTGGTGCCCGGCAACAAGCACTACGAGGAGCTGGGCCTGCAATTCGAGGAGTACGACATGTTTCTGGAAAACTAA
- a CDS encoding CRISPR-associated protein Cas7 yields the protein MNPYLYLRGLRHAEHTVFAVQDGQKFYTDPQFNVRQAYSSGQQVKRSIMDALTTGMNVAPAPITFNWQTKKGKNNETQFEQKEPWSPCDPTHIDQLLGGYMRAETGEFTIKRRSPLSISAMRPLHPLLGGLEQQKENLTFDRTSHPANHPVRVRDEKGNELSTEEVDALLLSTKRNLPNRIWIPDHTRASGLFVYDVAVDLRTLFCVSTNTLEPELHPTKIAELKEQGWTESRNVFGPCLLAPKKMRDDSIPALAHALLNWRITSNQARTFSLMETLAVAISDNANHLAGAIRGQLREDTERPAAKPVLDETAGAKLYVSLPASGYIAGAYGAPNSLEQAKQDIAQRLREFNYENQTVPATL from the coding sequence ATGAATCCGTACCTCTACTTGCGCGGCCTGCGCCATGCCGAGCACACCGTTTTTGCCGTGCAGGACGGCCAGAAATTCTACACCGACCCGCAGTTCAACGTGCGCCAAGCCTATTCGAGCGGGCAGCAGGTGAAGCGCAGCATCATGGACGCGCTGACCACCGGAATGAACGTGGCCCCGGCGCCCATCACCTTCAACTGGCAAACCAAGAAGGGCAAGAACAACGAAACCCAGTTCGAGCAAAAGGAGCCGTGGTCGCCCTGCGACCCTACGCATATCGACCAGTTGCTGGGCGGCTACATGCGCGCCGAAACGGGCGAGTTCACCATCAAGCGACGCTCGCCGCTCTCAATTTCGGCTATGCGCCCACTGCACCCGCTGCTCGGCGGCCTGGAGCAACAGAAGGAAAACCTGACTTTCGACCGCACCTCGCATCCCGCCAATCACCCCGTGCGGGTGCGTGACGAGAAGGGGAATGAGTTGAGCACGGAGGAAGTAGATGCATTGCTGCTCAGCACCAAGCGCAACCTCCCCAACCGTATCTGGATACCTGACCACACCCGCGCCTCTGGCCTGTTCGTGTACGATGTGGCCGTGGATTTACGCACGCTGTTCTGCGTCTCGACCAACACCTTGGAACCGGAGCTGCACCCCACCAAAATAGCCGAGCTAAAGGAACAAGGCTGGACGGAAAGCCGCAACGTATTCGGTCCCTGCCTGCTGGCCCCGAAGAAAATGCGCGACGACAGCATTCCCGCGCTGGCTCATGCTTTGCTCAACTGGCGCATCACCAGCAACCAAGCCCGCACTTTCAGCCTAATGGAAACCCTAGCCGTAGCCATTTCCGACAACGCCAACCACTTGGCTGGTGCCATTCGCGGCCAACTCCGAGAAGACACCGAGCGTCCCGCTGCTAAGCCCGTGCTCGATGAAACGGCCGGCGCCAAGCTGTACGTTTCGCTGCCCGCTTCGGGCTACATCGCCGGGGCCTACGGGGCCCCTAATTCCCTGGAGCAAGCCAAGCAGGACATTGCTCAGCGGCTCCGCGAATTTAATTACGAAAACCAGACCGTACCTGCTACGTTGTAA
- the cas4 gene encoding CRISPR-associated protein Cas4 has product MRITGKHVNYYHICHRKLWLFHSGISFQQTHDHVADGTLLHETAYPQRAQRYREIQIEGIKIDFYDPHDRVVHEIKRSNKMEQASIAQLQYYLLVLERHGVDGPTGLLEYPKIRRTETVVLTDADRFAIGQWEIGIEALVAQPVCLPVINKPFCKNCSYYDFCYSGE; this is encoded by the coding sequence ATGCGCATCACCGGCAAGCACGTCAACTACTACCACATCTGCCACCGCAAGCTGTGGCTGTTTCACAGCGGCATCAGCTTCCAGCAGACGCACGACCACGTGGCAGATGGCACGCTACTGCACGAGACCGCCTACCCACAGCGCGCCCAGCGCTACCGCGAGATTCAGATTGAGGGCATCAAGATTGATTTTTACGACCCGCACGACCGGGTGGTACACGAAATCAAGCGCAGCAACAAGATGGAGCAGGCCAGCATCGCACAGTTGCAATACTACCTGCTGGTGCTGGAGCGCCACGGCGTGGACGGCCCCACCGGCCTGCTGGAATACCCCAAAATCCGCCGCACCGAAACCGTCGTGCTCACCGATGCCGACCGCTTCGCCATCGGGCAGTGGGAAATCGGCATCGAAGCCTTAGTTGCTCAGCCGGTGTGCCTGCCCGTCATCAACAAGCCTTTTTGTAAAAATTGCAGCTACTACGATTTCTGCTATTCCGGTGAGTAG
- the cas1b gene encoding type I-B CRISPR-associated endonuclease Cas1b: MKKTFYLFNPGRMSRQDNTLKYTAYDEDGADGQTRFLPIEDVADLYVFGSLDANSALYNFLGKHGVSVHFFDYYEHYTGSFMAKEYLLAGKLQVAQTGHYTSPKKRLVLARKLVEGAAFNLLKNLRYYQSRGRQVGEEIAQIELYVAVLPHATSVAEIMGYEGNIRQTYYRCYEQLVSVPGFGFGTRSTQPPQNELNALLSFGNMLCYAACLSQIYHTQLNPTISFLHEPGTRRFSLALDLAEIFKPLLVDRTIFRLLNKKEIQPRDFVRELDGCLLKETGRKTFVRVFEERLKETIQHRRLNRAVSYQHLIKLECYKLTKHLLSIEEFQPFKAWW; the protein is encoded by the coding sequence ATGAAAAAGACCTTCTACCTCTTCAACCCCGGCCGCATGAGTCGGCAGGACAATACTCTCAAGTACACCGCCTACGACGAAGACGGCGCAGATGGCCAAACCCGCTTTCTGCCCATCGAAGACGTAGCCGACCTGTACGTATTTGGTTCGCTCGATGCCAACTCGGCGCTGTATAACTTCCTGGGCAAGCACGGCGTGTCGGTGCATTTCTTCGACTACTACGAGCACTACACGGGCTCCTTCATGGCCAAGGAATACCTGCTGGCCGGCAAGCTGCAAGTGGCCCAGACGGGGCACTACACCAGCCCGAAAAAACGCCTGGTGCTGGCTCGTAAGCTGGTGGAGGGCGCGGCCTTCAACCTGCTCAAAAACCTGCGCTACTACCAGAGCCGGGGCCGACAGGTGGGTGAAGAAATTGCGCAGATTGAGCTGTATGTGGCGGTCCTACCCCACGCTACAAGCGTGGCCGAAATCATGGGCTACGAGGGCAACATCCGCCAGACTTACTACCGCTGCTACGAGCAGCTGGTGAGCGTACCTGGTTTTGGCTTCGGCACGCGCAGCACCCAGCCGCCGCAAAACGAGTTGAATGCGCTGCTCAGCTTTGGTAACATGCTGTGCTACGCGGCCTGCCTGTCCCAGATTTACCACACGCAGCTCAACCCCACCATCAGCTTTTTGCACGAGCCGGGCACGCGCCGCTTTTCGCTGGCTCTGGATTTGGCCGAAATTTTCAAGCCGCTGCTCGTGGACCGCACCATCTTCCGGCTACTCAACAAAAAGGAAATCCAGCCCCGTGACTTCGTGCGCGAGCTCGACGGTTGCTTGCTCAAGGAAACGGGCCGCAAAACCTTTGTGCGTGTGTTTGAAGAACGCCTGAAGGAAACCATCCAGCACCGCCGCCTCAACCGCGCCGTCAGCTACCAGCACCTCATCAAGCTCGAATGCTACAAGCTCACCAAGCACTTGCTGAGCATCGAGGAGTTCCAACCTTTTAAGGCTTGGTGGTAA
- the cas2 gene encoding CRISPR-associated endonuclease Cas2, whose translation MYIILVYDVKQQRVGRMLKLCRRYLHWIQNSVFEGEISEVKLAELLSKARALLDEEEDSVILFKSRTQQWLEKQVLGRERSRLDNIL comes from the coding sequence ATGTACATTATCCTTGTATACGACGTGAAACAGCAGCGGGTAGGCCGCATGTTAAAACTCTGCCGTCGCTACCTGCACTGGATTCAAAACTCGGTGTTTGAAGGCGAAATCAGTGAGGTCAAGCTCGCGGAGTTGCTGAGCAAGGCCCGTGCCCTACTTGATGAGGAAGAGGACAGCGTCATCCTCTTCAAAAGTCGCACCCAGCAATGGCTGGAAAAGCAAGTTCTGGGCCGCGAACGCAGTCGGTTGGATAATATCTTGTAA
- a CDS encoding TIR domain-containing protein yields MASLIPGFEYDIFISYRHNDEEWMAEFMPKLQRELITNIGKPLSIFYDRSLSGGLSDTHEVRASLDHRVASSVILMPLISATYCETDMYSWKHEFLPFLEQAKRSPLGLKLNLPGGGQVSRVLPLRTYELEDEQSQLLYQTLEGFLRSIDFVYIAQDVIRPLQVRDDDSAFPTANKLLYRNQLNKVARSVKDLMGAAKLAVSKVAPAVAAPEVTAPSVAAPSIPIPAVAAGPAPAAEQPAALPDAAPTGPKVFLPWTAPTLKAGREQLAQVCANAGLNVVPITDCPTDEAAFQRETRAALAEADCSLLLLGNEFGRTLKETATSFSMFAYQEACRQAARRPGFRQFVWYCPDASVAVNEAQAAFVGHIRNELTAQCTFSSAPDAPQLVQELRHALAQPAPPPVTVADKTGLCFIYNALDYEEAHAIAGRLRDKFEVNMVAIEPGSRENYKAKTVLAIPKSKLAVVYFKHSADWALPFAKQVYQLVGGSASPTPILLMGEEDPAQNHMHRYKGPKIDTIIKPHLGVSEEVQRVFQQVLKANAGHGRYCLVSGTEAVQFRLYRS; encoded by the coding sequence ATGGCTTCCCTGATTCCCGGTTTTGAATACGACATTTTCATCAGCTACCGGCACAACGACGAGGAGTGGATGGCCGAATTCATGCCCAAGCTGCAGCGGGAGCTGATAACCAACATCGGCAAGCCGCTCAGCATCTTCTACGACCGCAGCTTGAGCGGCGGGCTGAGCGATACGCACGAAGTCAGGGCCAGCCTCGACCACCGCGTGGCCAGTTCCGTGATTCTGATGCCGCTGATTTCAGCAACGTATTGTGAAACGGACATGTACTCGTGGAAGCACGAGTTTCTGCCGTTTCTGGAGCAAGCCAAGCGCAGCCCGCTGGGGCTGAAACTGAACTTGCCTGGCGGCGGCCAGGTCAGCCGGGTGTTGCCGCTGCGCACCTACGAGCTGGAGGACGAACAATCACAGCTGCTGTACCAAACCCTCGAAGGCTTCCTGCGCTCCATCGATTTCGTGTATATCGCGCAGGACGTCATCCGTCCCCTCCAGGTCCGGGACGACGACTCGGCGTTTCCCACCGCCAATAAGTTGCTGTACCGCAACCAGCTCAACAAGGTAGCCCGCTCGGTCAAGGACCTGATGGGGGCTGCGAAGCTTGCGGTTAGTAAGGTTGCGCCGGCCGTTGCGGCGCCGGAGGTTACGGCACCGAGCGTTGCAGCACCGAGCATTCCGATACCGGCCGTGGCGGCCGGGCCTGCGCCGGCGGCTGAGCAGCCCGCTGCCCTGCCCGATGCCGCGCCCACGGGCCCGAAGGTGTTTCTGCCCTGGACGGCGCCGACTCTAAAGGCCGGCCGCGAGCAACTGGCGCAGGTGTGTGCCAACGCCGGGCTGAACGTGGTGCCCATCACCGACTGCCCCACCGACGAGGCCGCTTTCCAGCGCGAAACCCGGGCCGCCCTGGCCGAGGCCGATTGCTCCCTGCTGTTGCTGGGCAACGAGTTTGGCCGAACCCTGAAAGAAACGGCTACGTCGTTTTCCATGTTTGCCTACCAGGAGGCCTGCCGCCAAGCCGCCAGGCGGCCCGGTTTTCGGCAGTTTGTGTGGTACTGCCCCGACGCGTCGGTGGCAGTCAACGAAGCGCAGGCCGCTTTCGTGGGCCACATTCGCAACGAGCTAACGGCGCAGTGCACCTTCAGCAGCGCGCCCGATGCTCCGCAGCTGGTGCAGGAGCTGCGCCATGCCCTCGCGCAGCCCGCCCCGCCGCCCGTGACGGTAGCAGACAAAACAGGGCTATGCTTCATTTACAATGCCTTGGATTACGAGGAGGCGCACGCCATTGCGGGCCGCCTGAGGGACAAGTTTGAAGTAAACATGGTCGCTATTGAGCCCGGCAGCCGAGAAAACTACAAGGCGAAGACGGTGCTCGCCATTCCCAAAAGCAAGCTGGCCGTGGTGTATTTCAAGCACAGCGCCGACTGGGCCCTGCCCTTCGCGAAACAGGTGTATCAGTTGGTGGGTGGGTCGGCTTCTCCCACACCCATTTTGTTGATGGGCGAAGAAGACCCGGCACAAAACCACATGCACCGCTACAAGGGGCCGAAAATCGATACGATTATCAAGCCTCATTTGGGGGTGAGCGAAGAAGTACAACGCGTGTTTCAGCAGGTGTTAAAAGCAAACGCGGGGCATGGAAGGTACTGCCTCGTTTCCGGCACGGAAGCGGTACAGTTCCGACTTTATCGTTCGTGA